In Marinobacter sp. LQ44, the following are encoded in one genomic region:
- a CDS encoding thiolase family protein: protein MSQDNVVIVSGVRTPMGGFMGSLAPVSAPELGAISIAEAVKRAGLQPADIQEVIMGNVLPAGLKQGPARQAMRKAGLPDSTGATTINKLCGSGMKAAMLAHDLIKAGTNDIMVAGGMESMSNAPYVLLGARQGYRMGPGQAPEDHMFLDGLEDAETGRLMGSFAQEMADKKGYSREDMDEYAIQSLTRAKKAIEEGLLKDEIIPVTVKTRKGEVVVEDDEQPHAANIEKIPTLRPAFAKDGTVTAANASSISDGSSALVLMRESEAEKRGLKPMARIVAHSTQSQHPSEFTCAPVGAIETLFKKTGWTKDDVDLFEINEAFAMVAMMPIKELGLDPAKVNVHGGACAQGHPVGSTGSRLLVTLMHALKHYGKKKGVAALCIGGGEATAMAIEVL from the coding sequence ATGAGCCAAGACAACGTAGTCATCGTAAGCGGCGTACGCACTCCCATGGGCGGATTTATGGGCAGTCTCGCCCCTGTATCCGCCCCCGAACTGGGCGCTATTTCCATTGCCGAAGCCGTCAAGCGCGCTGGCCTGCAGCCCGCGGATATTCAGGAAGTCATCATGGGTAACGTGCTACCTGCCGGTCTCAAGCAGGGCCCGGCCCGCCAGGCCATGCGCAAGGCCGGCCTGCCGGACAGCACGGGTGCCACCACCATCAACAAGCTGTGCGGCTCGGGCATGAAAGCGGCCATGCTGGCGCATGACCTGATCAAGGCAGGCACCAACGACATCATGGTCGCTGGCGGTATGGAAAGCATGTCCAACGCGCCTTACGTGCTGCTTGGTGCCCGCCAGGGCTACCGTATGGGGCCTGGTCAGGCTCCGGAGGATCATATGTTCCTGGACGGTCTGGAAGATGCGGAAACCGGTCGGCTGATGGGTTCTTTTGCCCAGGAAATGGCGGACAAAAAGGGCTATAGCCGGGAAGATATGGATGAGTACGCCATCCAGTCACTGACCCGTGCCAAGAAAGCGATTGAGGAAGGCCTGCTTAAAGACGAGATCATTCCGGTTACCGTTAAAACCCGCAAGGGCGAGGTGGTTGTTGAAGATGATGAGCAGCCACACGCGGCCAATATTGAGAAAATCCCGACCCTGCGCCCGGCATTTGCCAAAGATGGCACCGTGACTGCAGCAAACGCTTCCTCTATTTCTGACGGATCTTCCGCTCTGGTTCTGATGCGTGAGTCCGAAGCGGAAAAACGCGGCCTGAAGCCGATGGCCCGTATCGTGGCCCATAGCACCCAGTCTCAGCACCCGAGTGAGTTCACCTGCGCCCCGGTGGGCGCCATTGAAACGCTGTTCAAGAAAACCGGCTGGACCAAAGACGACGTTGATCTTTTCGAAATCAATGAAGCCTTCGCCATGGTTGCCATGATGCCGATCAAAGAGCTCGGTCTGGACCCGGCCAAGGTAAACGTGCACGGCGGCGCCTGCGCCCAGGGTCATCCGGTAGGCTCCACCGGCTCCCGCCTGCTGGTAACTCTGATGCATGCCCTCAAGCACTACGGAAAGAAAAAGGGCGTTGCCGCACTGTGTATTGGCGGGGGTGAAGCCACCGCCATGGCCATCGAAGTTCTGTAA
- the zapE gene encoding cell division protein ZapE, giving the protein MSPWERYQKDLERPDFHKDPAQEDAVLRLQSLYDKLVDAESGRQKGLAKLRRKLKKGKEDPVKGLYFWGGVGRGKTYLMDTFYEALPFDRKMRVHFHRFMQRVHNELKQLKGEKNPLDRVAKKFADETRVICFDEFFVSDIGDAMILATLMDGLFGRGVTLVCTSNIVPDGLYKDGLQRARFLPAIELVKQHTDVVNVDGGVDYRLRTLEQAELYHCPLDDQADVSLRTSFDALAVEAGKHSKTMEINGRKIPAEAHADDVVWFDFKSVCDGPRSQNDYIEMARQFHAIIISNVPQLGKNNDDQARRFINMIDEFYDRNVKVIISAAAPITELYTGGRLSFEFERTESRLLEMQSREYLEAPHKP; this is encoded by the coding sequence CTGAGCCCTTGGGAGCGTTACCAGAAGGATCTTGAACGCCCGGACTTTCACAAAGACCCGGCCCAGGAAGATGCCGTCCTACGCCTTCAGTCACTGTACGACAAACTGGTCGATGCCGAAAGTGGGCGCCAGAAAGGTCTGGCAAAGCTGCGCCGTAAATTGAAAAAGGGCAAGGAAGACCCGGTCAAGGGGCTGTATTTCTGGGGTGGTGTCGGCCGCGGCAAGACCTATCTGATGGACACTTTCTATGAAGCGTTGCCGTTTGATCGCAAAATGCGGGTGCATTTTCATCGCTTCATGCAGCGGGTTCACAACGAACTGAAGCAGCTCAAGGGCGAGAAAAATCCGCTGGACAGGGTGGCCAAAAAGTTTGCGGATGAGACCCGTGTCATCTGCTTTGATGAGTTCTTCGTCTCCGATATCGGCGATGCGATGATTCTCGCTACGCTGATGGATGGCCTGTTTGGTCGCGGTGTTACGCTCGTGTGCACATCGAACATCGTGCCTGATGGCCTCTATAAGGATGGCTTGCAACGGGCCCGTTTCCTGCCGGCGATCGAGCTGGTAAAGCAGCATACCGATGTGGTGAACGTCGACGGCGGCGTGGACTACCGGTTGAGAACCCTTGAGCAGGCAGAGCTTTACCATTGCCCGTTGGACGATCAGGCCGATGTGAGCCTGCGCACCAGCTTTGATGCCCTGGCGGTCGAGGCAGGCAAGCACAGCAAAACCATGGAAATCAACGGCCGCAAAATTCCGGCGGAGGCCCACGCAGACGACGTGGTGTGGTTTGATTTCAAATCCGTGTGCGATGGCCCACGCAGCCAGAACGACTACATCGAAATGGCGCGTCAGTTCCACGCCATCATCATCAGCAACGTGCCTCAGCTTGGTAAAAACAATGACGACCAGGCTCGTCGATTTATCAATATGATTGACGAGTTCTACGACCGAAACGTCAAAGTCATCATCTCGGCAGCCGCCCCGATCACCGAGCTCTACACCGGCGGCCGCCTGAGCTTCGAATTCGAGCGCACCGAATCCCGCCTGCTGGAAATGCAATCCCGGGAATACCTGGAAGCGCCCCATAAGCCATAG
- a CDS encoding YhcB family protein encodes MTNLILAAVAALVVGIVIGILVGRSGQGATLRQRRAEQQIEELRSEFTRYQAQVNEHFMESAHLLRRFNDAYRDVNQHMARGANRLCNDEDWLEELGQDGSGRLEHGSDENSEPPRDYAPKADPEDKGTLAEDYGLNADGTKRSA; translated from the coding sequence ATGACAAACCTGATTCTGGCGGCCGTAGCCGCGTTGGTGGTTGGCATTGTCATCGGGATTCTGGTGGGCCGCTCGGGCCAGGGAGCAACACTTCGGCAGCGCCGGGCAGAGCAGCAGATTGAAGAATTGCGCAGTGAGTTTACTCGCTATCAGGCACAGGTGAATGAGCATTTCATGGAGTCTGCGCATTTGCTGCGCCGGTTTAATGATGCCTATCGCGATGTGAATCAGCATATGGCCCGTGGCGCGAACCGGCTTTGCAATGATGAGGACTGGCTGGAAGAGCTTGGACAGGACGGCTCTGGCCGGTTGGAGCACGGCAGTGATGAAAACTCAGAGCCACCACGGGATTATGCGCCGAAGGCTGATCCTGAGGACAAAGGCACGTTGGCCGAAGATTATGGCCTGAATGCGGATGGTACCAAGCGGTCTGCTTGA
- a CDS encoding Nif3-like dinuclear metal center hexameric protein, whose amino-acid sequence MANRNEILAKINEWLQPEGFQDYAPNGLQVEGSENVRVVVSGVTASQALIDEAVKHNADMILAHHGYFWKGEDQTIRGMKKNRIKQLLDNEINLVAYHLPLDDHPEYGNNRQLANVLNIQNPAPIGGLVWQGELSEPMTPETFGLHIARALHRQPLHVGNGPEKIETVAWCTGAAQGFINIALNAGVDAYISGEISEPTTHTARECGIHYYAAGHHATERYGVQALGEALAREFGVRHQFVDCDNPV is encoded by the coding sequence ATGGCAAACCGAAACGAGATCCTCGCCAAAATCAACGAATGGCTTCAGCCGGAAGGTTTTCAGGACTACGCCCCGAACGGTCTGCAAGTAGAGGGTAGCGAGAACGTACGCGTTGTCGTGTCCGGGGTAACCGCATCGCAGGCGTTGATCGACGAAGCGGTGAAACATAACGCCGATATGATTCTGGCCCACCACGGCTACTTCTGGAAAGGCGAGGACCAGACCATCCGCGGCATGAAAAAGAACCGCATCAAACAGTTGCTGGATAACGAGATCAATCTGGTGGCATACCACCTGCCGCTCGATGACCACCCTGAATACGGCAATAACCGCCAACTCGCCAATGTCCTGAATATCCAGAACCCCGCGCCGATCGGCGGACTGGTTTGGCAGGGTGAGCTTTCCGAGCCAATGACTCCGGAAACGTTTGGTCTCCACATCGCCAGAGCCCTTCACCGGCAGCCACTTCATGTTGGTAATGGCCCCGAAAAAATCGAAACCGTAGCCTGGTGCACTGGTGCTGCCCAGGGGTTCATCAACATAGCCTTGAATGCGGGTGTTGATGCTTATATCAGCGGTGAAATTTCCGAGCCCACGACGCATACAGCCAGGGAATGCGGAATCCACTACTACGCGGCTGGTCACCATGCAACTGAACGCTATGGCGTCCAGGCGTTGGGAGAGGCGTTGGCCAGAGAATTTGGTGTGAGGCACCAGTTCGTCGATTGTGATAACCCGGTATAG
- the hisC gene encoding histidinol-phosphate transaminase, whose product MSKFWSALVSELQPYVPGEQPKMANLVKLNTNENPFGPSPKVIAAIQSELNDDLRLYPDPEGQALKEAIAAYHADHGISAKQVFVGNGSDEVLAHIFQGLLKHDKPILFPDITYSFYPVYCGLYQIESDVIPLTESFEINPDDYKRPNGGIIFPNPNAPTGRYLGLEHVEDILQANPDSVVVVDEAYVDFGGETAISLVNRYPNLLVSQTLSKARSLAGLRVGFAVGNEELIEALNRVKDSFNSYPLDRLALVGAIAAFEDLEWFEKCCGGVIDERERVTSELERLGFEVLPSKANFVFARHPSHEGADIAAKLREQGIIVRHFNKPRISDFLRITIGTRDQNSSLIKGLAFL is encoded by the coding sequence ATGAGTAAGTTCTGGAGCGCGCTGGTCAGCGAATTGCAGCCGTATGTGCCGGGTGAACAGCCGAAAATGGCCAACCTGGTAAAGCTGAACACCAACGAAAATCCCTTCGGTCCATCCCCGAAGGTGATTGCAGCCATTCAGTCTGAGCTGAATGACGACCTTCGCTTGTACCCGGACCCGGAAGGGCAGGCGTTGAAAGAAGCGATTGCTGCCTATCACGCGGATCACGGTATTTCCGCCAAGCAGGTGTTCGTGGGTAACGGTTCCGATGAGGTTCTGGCGCACATCTTTCAGGGCCTGCTTAAACACGATAAGCCCATCCTGTTTCCGGATATCACCTACAGCTTCTACCCGGTGTACTGCGGTCTGTATCAGATCGAAAGCGACGTCATCCCGTTGACGGAAAGCTTCGAAATCAACCCGGACGATTACAAACGCCCCAACGGCGGCATCATCTTCCCGAACCCAAATGCTCCGACTGGCCGTTATTTGGGGCTGGAGCATGTGGAAGACATCCTGCAAGCCAACCCGGATAGCGTAGTGGTGGTGGATGAAGCCTATGTAGACTTCGGTGGTGAAACGGCTATTTCACTGGTCAACCGCTATCCGAACCTGTTAGTCAGCCAGACTCTGTCCAAGGCCCGGTCTCTTGCTGGTCTTCGGGTAGGCTTTGCCGTGGGTAATGAGGAATTGATCGAAGCGTTGAATCGGGTAAAAGACAGCTTCAACTCATATCCGCTCGATCGCCTTGCTCTGGTTGGCGCGATCGCCGCATTTGAGGACCTAGAGTGGTTTGAGAAATGTTGTGGTGGTGTGATTGACGAGCGTGAACGCGTAACCTCTGAACTGGAGCGCCTTGGCTTTGAAGTTCTGCCCTCAAAAGCAAACTTTGTCTTTGCCCGGCACCCGAGCCACGAAGGTGCCGATATTGCCGCCAAGCTGAGAGAGCAGGGCATTATCGTTCGTCACTTCAATAAGCCGCGGATTAGCGACTTCCTGCGAATTACCATTGGCACCAGAGACCAAAACAGTTCTTTGATCAAAGGCCTGGCTTTTCTTTAA
- the hisD gene encoding histidinol dehydrogenase, with amino-acid sequence MNDRITRLTTTQSDFDGALAKLLAWDDSVDHQVNESVRHILREVKTRGDAAVLEFTEQFDRLKVGSMAELEMDKSRLQEALERIPQDQRVALEKAAERVRDYHERQNQQSWQYEDDDGTLLGQKVTPLDRAGLYVPGGKAAYPSSVLMNAIPAKVAGVGELIMVVPTPDGVVNDMVLAAAAIAGVDRVFTLGGAQAVAALAYGTETVPAVDKIVGPGNIFVATAKREVFGVVGIDMIAGPSEILVICDGKTDPDWIAMDLFSQAEHDEQAQSILISPDAAFLDAVEASINKLLPTMEREEIIRTSMIGRGALIHVADLKEAAEVSNRIAPEHLELSVEDPQAMLDDIRHAGAIFMGRYTAEALGDYCAGPNHVLPTSGTARFSSPLGVYDFQKRSSLIGFSPEGADRMGRVASVLARGEGLTAHARSAEYRINE; translated from the coding sequence ATGAACGACAGAATCACCAGACTGACGACAACCCAGAGCGACTTTGACGGTGCGCTGGCCAAACTGTTGGCGTGGGATGACAGTGTTGACCATCAGGTGAATGAGTCGGTTCGGCATATTCTGCGTGAGGTGAAAACCCGTGGCGATGCGGCGGTTCTGGAGTTTACCGAGCAGTTTGACCGGTTGAAGGTCGGCTCCATGGCGGAGCTGGAGATGGACAAGAGCCGGCTTCAGGAAGCATTGGAGCGGATTCCTCAGGATCAGCGGGTGGCTTTGGAGAAAGCGGCTGAGCGGGTTCGGGATTATCATGAGCGGCAGAATCAGCAGTCGTGGCAGTACGAAGACGACGACGGAACGCTTCTTGGGCAGAAGGTGACGCCGCTGGATCGGGCGGGTTTGTACGTGCCCGGTGGTAAGGCGGCGTATCCGTCTTCGGTTCTGATGAATGCCATTCCCGCGAAGGTGGCGGGTGTCGGTGAGTTGATCATGGTGGTGCCGACGCCGGATGGTGTGGTGAACGACATGGTGCTTGCGGCTGCCGCGATTGCCGGGGTTGATCGGGTGTTCACGCTTGGCGGTGCGCAAGCTGTGGCGGCGCTGGCCTACGGTACCGAGACTGTGCCGGCAGTGGACAAGATTGTGGGCCCGGGGAATATTTTTGTGGCCACGGCCAAGCGGGAAGTGTTCGGGGTTGTGGGTATCGATATGATTGCCGGCCCGTCGGAGATCCTGGTGATCTGCGATGGCAAGACCGATCCGGACTGGATTGCCATGGATCTGTTTTCCCAGGCTGAGCACGACGAGCAGGCCCAGAGTATTCTGATCAGTCCGGATGCGGCTTTTCTGGATGCGGTGGAAGCCAGCATTAACAAGCTGCTGCCGACCATGGAACGGGAGGAGATTATCCGCACGTCCATGATCGGCCGTGGTGCGCTGATTCACGTGGCCGATTTGAAAGAAGCGGCGGAAGTTTCCAACCGGATTGCTCCTGAGCACCTGGAGCTGTCGGTGGAAGACCCACAGGCGATGTTGGACGACATTCGCCACGCCGGTGCTATTTTTATGGGCCGTTACACCGCCGAAGCTCTCGGTGACTACTGCGCCGGCCCGAACCACGTACTGCCTACCAGCGGTACGGCAAGGTTCAGCTCGCCGCTAGGCGTTTACGATTTCCAGAAACGCTCCTCCCTGATCGGCTTCAGCCCCGAGGGTGCCGACCGGATGGGTCGCGTAGCCTCTGTGCTGGCGCGCGGTGAAGGACTGACGGCTCACGCCCGTTCAGCGGAGTACCGTATCAATGAGTAA
- the hisG gene encoding ATP phosphoribosyltransferase yields the protein MTDSITIALSKGRILEETLPLLAEAGIELVDDVKKSRKLVFPTTDPNVRILIIRATDVPTYVQYGGADLGVTGKDVLMEHGGEGLYEPLDLNISRCKLMTAGKKGEQPPAGRIRVATKFVNLARRYYAAQGRQADIIKLYGAMELAPILDLADEIVDIVDTGNTLKANGLEPRELIDHISSRLVVNRASMKMKHGQINPIIEKMAVAVDRRRGSLE from the coding sequence ATGACAGATTCCATCACCATCGCCTTGTCAAAGGGACGAATTCTCGAAGAGACCTTGCCGCTGCTGGCGGAGGCCGGTATTGAGCTGGTCGATGACGTGAAGAAGTCCCGCAAGCTGGTGTTCCCGACCACGGATCCGAACGTGCGGATTCTGATTATCCGTGCCACCGATGTGCCCACGTACGTGCAGTATGGCGGGGCCGACCTTGGCGTAACGGGCAAGGATGTGCTGATGGAGCACGGCGGGGAAGGGCTGTATGAGCCGCTGGATCTGAACATTTCCCGCTGCAAGCTGATGACGGCGGGCAAGAAGGGTGAGCAGCCGCCGGCTGGGCGAATCCGGGTGGCCACCAAGTTCGTAAACCTTGCGCGGCGCTATTATGCGGCACAGGGGCGGCAGGCGGATATCATCAAGCTCTACGGGGCGATGGAGTTGGCGCCGATTCTGGATCTGGCGGATGAGATTGTCGATATTGTGGATACGGGCAATACGCTGAAGGCCAATGGGTTGGAGCCTCGGGAGCTGATTGATCATATCAGTTCGCGGTTGGTGGTTAATCGGGCTTCTATGAAGATGAAGCATGGGCAGATTAACCCCATCATCGAGAAGATGGCGGTTGCTGTGGATCGCCGCCGTGGTTCTTTGGAGTAA
- the murA gene encoding UDP-N-acetylglucosamine 1-carboxyvinyltransferase — protein sequence MDKLLIRGRKPLDGEIRISGAKNAALPILAATLLADEPVTVGNLPHLNDITTMIELLGRMGVELLIDEKMSVEVHANTIKHFHAPYELVKTMRASILVLGPLVAHFGEAEVSLPGGCAIGTRPVNLHIHGLELMGADIKVENGYIKAKTNGRLKGAHIFMDTVTVTGTENLLMAATLAEGKTILENAAREPEVVDLAECLIAMGADIKGHGTATIEINGVERLHGCHYNVLPDRIETGTYLVAAAATGGRVKVKDTREDLLEAVLLKLEEAGAHITTGPDWIELDMKGKRPKAVNLRTAPYPAFPTDMQAQFAAMNAVAEGTGTIVETVFENRFMHLQELIRMGADITLEGNAAIIKGVEHLTGAPVMATDLRASASLVIAGLVADGDTIVDRIYHIDRGYECIEEKLQLLGASIRRLPA from the coding sequence GTGGATAAACTTCTGATCAGGGGGCGTAAGCCCCTGGATGGCGAGATTCGCATCTCCGGTGCCAAAAACGCAGCGCTGCCAATTCTGGCGGCCACCTTGCTGGCGGATGAGCCAGTGACTGTTGGCAACCTGCCGCACCTTAACGACATCACAACGATGATCGAGCTGCTTGGCCGGATGGGCGTCGAGCTGCTGATTGACGAGAAGATGAGCGTTGAGGTGCACGCCAACACCATCAAACATTTTCACGCGCCCTATGAGCTGGTGAAAACCATGCGTGCCTCCATTCTGGTGCTTGGTCCGCTGGTGGCGCATTTTGGTGAGGCAGAAGTGTCCCTGCCTGGCGGTTGTGCCATAGGTACCCGCCCGGTCAACCTGCACATCCATGGCCTGGAGCTGATGGGTGCAGATATCAAGGTTGAGAACGGTTACATCAAGGCAAAAACCAATGGCCGCCTGAAAGGTGCCCATATCTTTATGGATACGGTGACGGTTACTGGCACCGAAAACCTGTTGATGGCTGCAACCCTGGCTGAGGGGAAAACCATCCTCGAAAACGCCGCCCGGGAACCGGAAGTGGTTGACCTGGCCGAGTGCCTGATTGCCATGGGCGCTGACATCAAGGGCCACGGCACCGCCACGATCGAGATCAATGGCGTAGAGCGACTGCACGGTTGCCACTACAACGTGCTGCCGGATCGCATTGAAACCGGAACCTATCTGGTGGCGGCGGCCGCCACAGGCGGCCGGGTGAAGGTTAAAGATACTCGCGAAGACCTGCTTGAGGCGGTATTACTGAAGCTGGAAGAAGCTGGCGCCCATATCACCACCGGGCCGGACTGGATTGAGCTGGATATGAAGGGTAAGCGCCCGAAGGCGGTTAACCTGCGCACGGCGCCATACCCCGCCTTTCCGACGGATATGCAAGCCCAGTTTGCGGCGATGAACGCCGTTGCCGAGGGCACGGGGACTATTGTAGAGACGGTCTTTGAAAACCGCTTTATGCACCTGCAGGAGCTGATTCGCATGGGCGCGGATATCACTCTGGAAGGTAATGCCGCCATCATTAAAGGTGTGGAGCATCTGACAGGCGCGCCGGTTATGGCCACGGATCTGCGAGCTTCGGCCAGTCTGGTTATTGCCGGCCTGGTGGCAGATGGCGACACCATTGTTGACCGCATTTACCACATAGACCGCGGCTATGAATGTATTGAGGAAAAACTGCAGCTGCTGGGCGCAAGTATTCGCCGTTTGCCGGCATAA
- a CDS encoding BolA family protein, with amino-acid sequence MDAAQVTDLVKQALPDCEVQVQVDGNHYLVVAVGEVFEGLPTIKRQQMINKVLFQHIMDGTIHALHPKAYTPSEWAERQAKA; translated from the coding sequence ATGGACGCCGCCCAGGTTACCGATCTAGTAAAACAAGCACTGCCCGATTGCGAGGTGCAGGTGCAGGTTGATGGCAACCATTACCTCGTCGTCGCGGTGGGTGAGGTGTTCGAAGGCCTGCCAACCATCAAACGGCAGCAGATGATTAACAAGGTACTGTTCCAGCATATTATGGACGGCACCATTCACGCCCTTCACCCGAAGGCCTACACCCCGAGCGAGTGGGCCGAGCGGCAGGCCAAGGCCTGA
- a CDS encoding lipid asymmetry maintenance protein MlaB, producing the protein MTSDAPAAILDGDTVRVTGSVDADSVIPLRKQGERLINGARGPLTVDLAGLATAHSAVLSMLLCWHRLALSQQTSLTFEGASDRLLSLAALSNLKDQIPGFASHS; encoded by the coding sequence ATGACCAGTGATGCGCCTGCGGCGATTCTGGATGGTGACACTGTGCGGGTTACCGGGTCGGTTGATGCCGATTCGGTGATCCCGTTGCGTAAACAGGGTGAACGGTTAATTAACGGCGCCCGGGGTCCGCTTACCGTTGACCTTGCGGGGCTGGCCACCGCCCACAGCGCGGTGCTCTCGATGCTTCTATGCTGGCATCGACTGGCGCTCAGTCAGCAAACGTCTCTCACCTTCGAAGGCGCCAGCGACCGCCTGCTGTCGCTGGCTGCACTCAGCAATCTTAAAGATCAGATTCCCGGATTTGCCTCACACAGCTGA
- a CDS encoding phospholipid-binding protein MlaC, whose product MLVLKQRLILIFALFAVGLGQVWAGPEEELRQYVDDNTQKLVKKLQAEKGLYASDPEAFYASMDETLDQFVDFRRIAARVMGRYARQSTPEQRDDFVEKFKRSLFDSYAQALVSADDFTIQVKEASIMAQNNDRATVQMEVITSSGNRYPVTYSMYRTAEGRWMMENVIVEGINIGLAFRDRFAQEMEANRGQIQLVIDGWSDAVESLNLDEEIDRS is encoded by the coding sequence ATGCTTGTTTTGAAACAACGCCTTATACTGATATTTGCCCTGTTTGCAGTAGGGCTTGGCCAGGTCTGGGCGGGGCCGGAAGAAGAGCTTCGGCAATATGTGGATGACAATACCCAGAAGCTGGTAAAAAAGCTTCAGGCGGAGAAGGGCCTCTACGCATCCGACCCGGAAGCTTTTTACGCGAGCATGGATGAAACCCTTGACCAGTTCGTGGATTTCCGTCGCATCGCGGCCCGGGTCATGGGCCGCTACGCCCGGCAGTCGACGCCAGAGCAGCGCGACGACTTCGTCGAGAAATTCAAGCGTAGCCTGTTTGACAGTTATGCCCAGGCGCTGGTGTCGGCCGATGATTTCACCATCCAGGTGAAAGAGGCGTCTATCATGGCCCAAAACAATGATCGCGCGACTGTGCAGATGGAGGTCATCACTTCCTCAGGTAATCGCTATCCGGTCACTTATTCCATGTATCGCACTGCCGAAGGCCGCTGGATGATGGAAAACGTCATCGTTGAGGGTATCAATATCGGCCTGGCTTTCAGAGACCGCTTTGCCCAGGAGATGGAGGCTAATCGGGGTCAGATTCAACTGGTCATCGATGGTTGGAGCGATGCGGTGGAGTCGCTCAATCTGGACGAGGAAATAGACCGGTCATGA
- the mlaD gene encoding outer membrane lipid asymmetry maintenance protein MlaD, with product MAQRTTEIIVGLFIIAGLAALLFLALQVSGLSPKAAGATYRLHANFNDIGGLAARGRISMAGVTVGTIESITLDRETFQARVTMSIHKDVDNIPADSAAVIRTSGILGEQYIDISVGGDLESLKEGDTFYSTQSAMNLERMISNFASGR from the coding sequence ATGGCACAACGAACAACAGAAATCATCGTCGGTCTGTTTATTATTGCCGGGCTGGCTGCCTTGCTGTTCCTGGCCTTGCAGGTCAGTGGCCTGTCCCCCAAGGCCGCTGGCGCTACTTACAGGCTGCATGCAAACTTTAACGATATCGGTGGGCTTGCGGCCCGAGGCCGGATTTCCATGGCGGGCGTGACGGTAGGCACCATTGAGTCGATCACTCTGGATCGGGAAACTTTTCAGGCCAGGGTGACCATGTCCATTCACAAAGATGTGGACAATATCCCGGCGGACAGTGCAGCAGTAATACGTACATCCGGAATTCTGGGGGAGCAGTACATTGATATATCTGTCGGTGGGGATCTTGAGTCCTTGAAAGAAGGCGATACCTTCTATTCCACCCAATCTGCCATGAATCTGGAACGGATGATCAGCAATTTCGCCTCGGGCCGTTGA
- the mlaE gene encoding lipid asymmetry maintenance ABC transporter permease subunit MlaE — protein sequence MMDRIAALGRTGLDVIASLGRACQFLAGVVGGVPKPSVGFPLLVKQLYAVGVLSLAIVVVSGLFIGMVLGLQGYTILSDFGSEAAIGQMIALTLVRELAPVVAALLFAGRAGSALTAEIGLMKATEQLSSMEMMGVDPLRRVIAPRLWAGFISLPILAMIFAVVGVWGGMLVGVEWLGVYEGSYWGNMQASVDFVDDVLNGLIKSVVFGFVCAWIAVYQGYDCVPTSAGISSATTKTVVYSSLAVLGLDFVLTAVMFGNF from the coding sequence ATGATGGATCGCATAGCAGCCCTGGGTCGAACAGGGCTTGACGTTATTGCCTCGCTGGGGCGGGCCTGCCAGTTTCTGGCGGGCGTTGTCGGAGGCGTGCCGAAGCCCTCCGTCGGTTTTCCGCTGCTGGTAAAACAGTTATACGCAGTCGGTGTGCTGTCGCTGGCCATTGTAGTGGTGTCGGGGTTGTTTATCGGCATGGTGCTTGGTCTTCAGGGGTACACTATCCTCAGCGATTTTGGTTCCGAGGCGGCCATCGGCCAGATGATTGCATTGACCCTGGTGCGTGAGCTGGCGCCGGTGGTGGCGGCACTGTTGTTTGCTGGCCGCGCTGGCTCTGCGTTAACCGCAGAGATCGGTTTGATGAAAGCGACCGAGCAGCTCTCCAGTATGGAAATGATGGGGGTCGACCCGTTGCGCCGGGTGATCGCCCCAAGGTTGTGGGCAGGTTTTATTTCACTACCCATTCTGGCCATGATATTCGCGGTGGTTGGCGTTTGGGGCGGTATGTTGGTGGGCGTTGAGTGGCTGGGCGTCTACGAAGGTTCCTATTGGGGCAATATGCAGGCCTCAGTGGACTTTGTGGATGACGTTCTCAACGGGCTGATCAAGAGTGTGGTGTTCGGTTTTGTCTGTGCCTGGATTGCGGTGTACCAGGGCTATGATTGTGTACCGACCTCAGCGGGTATCAGTTCCGCCACCACCAAGACCGTGGTGTATTCATCTTTGGCGGTATTGGGTCTGGATTTCGTGCTGACCGCTGTCATGTTTGGAAATTTCTAA